The sequence cttctctctacttactcgctcgagacgactctttccatttattgctttcatacttgttcttcttttattgcttgatattggccataaagagccttgttgaTTATATCCTAGCTGTTATTCCCTTCCCGGTTATCCCtaatagctcgagctcgagcccagGCATTGACCTCGAGGCTTTCATCGATCAGTCTGAGGCCCGggtagcaagcccctcggtttgattactgccccgttttagcttgtatttcgCCAATTaaacttcacatatctagcatccactgctctaacaactggcataaaaatagatcacgtatttttagagtttcatttacaaatttaattgttattaccattttcacggtaaacattaTATTTTTATGATTGTTAAAGCTAAATTGTTTAGTTTGGTGTAAGGATAAAACCAGATAGAATCAAGAACCACAAAGTTCGTAATTTAATCGGTCAGATGAATAACTCACCAACCAGCCAAAAGCTAATTCAAGCATTATATATGTTTTCATCACTAAAGTTAGGTCGGCTAATGACCAAAAGCTTAGCCAAAATCAAAAGCACATTCAAATTAATATGGAGAACTGACCAAGAAAGCACAAAACTAAGCTGCATTGTCATCCACAATATTATATTGTCTAATCCTTTCCTACAAGATCCAACGATACAATTAGCTGCCATTTGTTTAGACTTCAGATTTGAGATGCTTTTGTTATGGTCTCATTCCTTGTTCCAAATCCAACGATTCCCTCTAGGCTTGATACAGTATGTGAGAACTCTTCTCTAAACCTTTGGAAAGGGAAAAATCtcaataaaaaggaaaaagtttaaTATAATCAGGCCAGTCGAAAAGAAGAAGGCCCATGGTCTAAACTGCATTTGGGGAGTGTGATCACAATTTAACCAAAAATACAACTTTGTCAAAGATATCTAACCTTCATTAAACTTTTAAGAATAGGCTATTGACACGAGAAATCACTCTTTTCCCCTTGGTAAGGGATTGGAGATCGCCCTCGTCTAGGGTGGCAAAATGGTTTTAAAAAACAATTAAACACGTATATTATttactaaaaaatgggttggataataattttttttaaaaacgggtcaaatatggataagaaccatattatccatttagaaaatgaataaccaatgggtttaacttctacatttgtaaaacctcaaatGGAGTCTCcgaaaagtgatcatattcatgaAGCCATGGACATATTATGTTAACCTTTTTttatgggtcgggtcggataatctATCCGTTTTTCATTACCCGTTTCGACCCGACCCGACCCGACCATGTCCCATATCTGACCCGTCCGTCTGCCACCCCTACCCTCGTCCAACCAATATTATATTGGTTGCTTGCCCGACATCAACCTCTTCACCCACAAATTAAGTAGCAAGGGATTAAAATACATTAGCAGTCATGAATAGGCAAGACTTCTAATTCAGGCCCACAATGGGGTTAGTTGTGTGAATGAAAGATTTCAAATGTAGGTAAGATTACTAATCTAAGGAAGACTCAAAGAATACATATGAAAAGTTTGACAAGAAAATTAGATAAAATAGAAAAAGTAAAAGCTGCTAAATGTTAAGAAACTTAggtcaaaataataatataaaacaagaaaatagaTGTAAGGAGAAAGagatgagagattcttatttcttccatGTATTCAAATGTATATAATGTGATACCCAAACCGTCTATTTATAGGATAATATTTAGGCAATACAAAAGAATGCCATGAACATGGTATTAACTATTGAGATCATGGGGAAAGATCATGGAGAATGTTATGGAGGTGTGGGAGTTACAACCATAATAGTAAGAAGTAGTGGGAGGTTAATGGAGAAGAATAGTGGAAGTAACTTCTTTAGGAGTTATAGACATCCACTATATAGTATAATATTTCATAACActaaaaagttaaaaagaaaatatttattacaCAGTGATTGAACTTTCTCTATACTTTTGAACCTAACTCCTTTTTCATTTGACATTAGACTAGTGACCATAACTTTTGATCCAACCAGAGTTAAGACAGGATAATACTTTTTAAGTACAAAAGTTCAGAAACTTTGTGTACATATGAATGTTATGGATTTGCATTCTCATTTTGGATGTCGACTAGCTTCCCGTCTTGGAGTTTCCCAGTCCTCATCTGATCTACTGATTCATTAATTTCGTCTTTCTTGACTCCTTTTTTATCACGATAAACTACATATAAAATCAGCTGTGCTGCTCCTAATATAGTTCCGGCAGCATTTGGAACCTATAAAACAACACTTTTGTGAGATTTAATCTTAAGATTTGTCAATGTTATTAACTTTCTGGTCATGAAATGACCTAAGTATAAGTTActgaataaaataaaagctaCTTACAAAAATGAAAGGGTCCTTTCCAAGCAGGGAGAAGATTGACCATGAAGTACTGTTGATGAAAACAGATAGAGACAAGAAGAACGGCATGTACTCCACGCTTTTAGATTTGATCACCAGCCTCTGCCAAGGGAAAGAGaaggaatgaaagaaaataacgtAAAAGAGTAtcttatttgtttctttctttttttcaagcCACTTATTTTATCTAAATTTGTCTAATTCATTCAGATCATGTACATAATTGTAAATCATTAATGCTTGTACTAAATGAATTATGAAGGTGACTCTTTACCACCACCATCACCGCCAACCAGCTCCACTATCAGCGACCATGCATAACTATCACTGCCAGTCATTTCCACCATACAACCATCACACTGCAAACACACTTCCATCGCACAGGTACCACCCCTAACCACTGCCAATCTCCATCACACAACCACCACCACAACCCAATAACAACCACCTCCACAGCCAATCATCACTGGAAAGCTAGCTTTCACTTATGGCCACCACCGATACAACCACGTCTGTCAATTACAACTGCACAACCTCCACCAGCCAGCCAGCTCTATCAAATACAATAAATATTAGGCACCACCTCTCAACCATCAGAATCGACCAGCATCACCGTCAATTTCCACTATTACTAGCTTTTAGAGCGTGCTTAATCAAACAATTTTTACAACACCATGTAAATTaagattttcttcaatattttgttaattattacTTAGTATTCTATTTGAATTTAATAATTATAAATCTTAAAGTAAATTTAAATTAAACACATTCAAGTGCTGAGATAAAAGACATCCTTAAATATTTAGTGCTCAATTTTAGAAGAAATTATTTTATAGTAATAATTAAATATGTTTTCAAATTCAAATATTGTAAAAACATGTAAATAAAATCAGTGATATAGTTACCAGAGACTGACAAATAGACTGACATATATAAATTAGCCAACCAATGACAAAAGGTGAATAAAATGCCTAAAACTGGCAACACACGCAAATATATATTATAAACAAGCATACCTCTTGTAACCTGTCCACAGGGGCGGCTTAACAAATTCGGTGGACTAAAGCAAAATTTTACCAAGAGGccttaaaattttcttgaaaaaaaatttcatatatatttttattcaagTCTATTTTTCTAACTAATCTCTAAAAGTcaattaatttttaatcaaacattttttcaattgacaatatagctaattAACAGATGTGGATCTAGAATTCTAATTTGATGGGTTCAACCTTCAAAATTATGGATTCAGAATCTAATAGTTCTTATATTTCACATATATATCTATGTTCCATATAAGAAGTATAGaattcagttgaacccgtagctCTAAGGCTACATGTGCCCAGCTAATCAATCACATGGCTAAAAAGTTCTCTTAcccattttttataaaaatcttaAACTAATTTTTATCTTGagatattaaataattttacagAAAACTAGTCATATCACCTACtattaacaataataaaaaaaggcCCCAAGCCTTTGCCTTAGTGGCTTTGGCCTTGAGCTCGCACTGCTGTCCACAACAAAATGACCAATCAGTAAATAAGACAACCTACATCTAAAGGTGAAGAAAATGTCCAAGCACACGAACTTAAAAAGAACAGATCATGAAGGATGACAAACTTAAAATTTTCTTACTTTTAGTCTATGTTGCTCAGACTCTCCAAAAATATTGTCGGGTGTgtatcggatcctccaaaagtagtatATTTGTGGAGAACCCGAAACCGGCGCACAgtattttggagagtccgcgtaACATAACTTCTAGTACCCTATTGAGTATAATTACTTAGTATTCTCTCCGTTCCATTTTATGGGATACACTTTTATTTTTAGCTTATGAGATCTTTTTTTTTATGAACTATTTATCTCtgtttggacatagattttgactactttttttcaaacaaattgaaaatattgtttgttcatggaattttatcagttttaaaaaaaaattgatctAGTTCCACAAACTGGTTTGGACCAGTTTTTTGGTGAAACTTTTTCTTCCATTCACAAAACTTCAACAACACTTTTTtaagtaaaatgcatgtccaaacacaacttcaaacctccaaaattatttttcaacacaacttcaaaaattcttttttcaaatttcaaccaaatctatgtccaaacgctagcttagtCTAAGTATctttattttacccttaataacaTGACTTGTCGGGACCCACTTGATATAAAAGTTCATTGTTTATGGGTAGGGAAAATGAAGATATATGAAACTCCCACCATTATTCATTTAAAAAGGTATGTTTGGTGCTTTGCATATATTTGGCTAACATATCAAAAGTGTTCTTTAATTTATTAGATTCCATACCTAGTCAAACACCTTCACATATAATGGGACGGAGGAACATGCATGTGTAAGAGAAAGAGTACTTACCATTACAGAGAGAGGAGAACCATACATCATAATACAAGCAGCTGCAAAAGCAAAGCCACAAAAGAGCTTCCTTCTATTGCCATGAAATGCCAACATGGAAACCAAGGCCAGACTTGAGAAGATAGAAAGAACCACAAAGAGGTATCCGCAGATCTTGGCCTTCCCTTTCTTGGGGGAAAATATGAGGAAGATAAGCACGTAGGTTGCCTCCAGGCCAATGCCTATGGCACTGATGACAGTTACCAGCAGGTTGTTTGGTGACACAAAAGGTAAACTGTACCTGTTTGAATCACCAAAAGTCAGATTCCTAAATTAAACTCAATAACTTCTCAAAGAAAAGTGGAAAAACAATGCTAAACTTATTTTACACAGAGTATTAATAGGAGAAACATTAAAGGTTTTCAAGTTACAATGGAGCTACTTAAAGAAACTTACCAGGCAGCGAGCAAGCATTGGAGCAGACTTATTAGATAAGGCATGCAAGAGAACTGTTCTGTTGATTTCTTCCTAATAATCCTTTTGAATGTAATCCTGTATGTAGTGTCAAAATTTGATCATTTAGTCACTTTTAGCTTTGATGAGGAGAAAAACCAAATAAGAAGACAAAAATAGCACGCGTAAAAAAAAAGAACGAAAATTTTGAAGAATTCTTACAAGGGCGCCATGAAGAGTAATAAACCAAAAACATCTCCTATTccagggaaaaaagaaaaaaaggaaaagagtataataaTCAATATCCAGAAAAAAGTAGGAGTAAGCACAAGAAGATGCATGGACAATGAACAATCCCACCTAAAATTCCGAAAGTAGTGTGGAGAATTTTGATGTCTCTCATCTCTCTTCAAGCTACAAAACTGGAAATGAGCATATGATGCAGGGCTTGCAAGTGGTTTCTGGGTTTATATATGTCTAATGTAGACCCAAAAGGGGCTAATTTGTCTTTTACTTGCATGATTTGCAGTAGCAATAGTATGGGAGATTTGGTCCTTTTTTAATAAGCATTTGATATTCGGAATTCACTGGTCTGACGAATACATACGCATCCATTGTTCCATTAAAGGGTAAACGCTCCTTATCAGGATTTTTTCACATAATATTTTCCCACTATATCTTTCAATCATATATGTGATCTAAATGTTTGGACTTGAAAACATATTTTGAACTTTAGCTTTTCCGTTGCTgtaatatatttttactttttccttCAGCATTAATTTTCTATACTTATATTATGGAAGAAATAAAAGGATTTGACAAAAAAAAATAGGAATAGTTCAAGTTCAAGCAGCACTTTGTGAATTGCTATTTCCAGTTAGTTTGGAATAGTGCAAAGTACTAGTACAGCTTTCATGCGCAATTATCATTTCATATACTCAAATATGGTTGACCTATACCAAAAATCTTGTCATTTTATCTCAAGAACTTGTCCACAAGAATGCATACTTTGTAAAAAACATGGCAATTAAGCTCATAAACACATAGATTATTGAAGTTCTCAAATCTAATTATCACAAGCTTATGTTTAATTCAATGTAGAAAAATGCCAAGCTAGTCATGTGTTAATTTACCACTAACATTATGTTATACTATTTGCTCAATTGAACTCCAATCTGATCAACTTGATCGACTCTTTAATGACTCTAAGACAATATACAGCTAAGGGGTTAACAACCCATGAAACTAATAAATTTTAACTAGTAATAATATGATAGGATTCACAATCTGCGATGCTAAAGTCTTGTGTCAAATccaatttgattttaaaatctgtaaaAACACTCACCTGTAGAAGTTTTCAATCACTTCTTTCAACCATAATGTTAATTCATTATGAACTCAAGTTATAATTACTTGAGTCTTatgttagataggatcagaaaagaggttattcgcgacaaggtgggtgtggcccctattgaggacaagatgcaggaagcacgacttaggtggtttggtcatgtgaggaggagcacagacgccccggtgaggaggtgtgagaggttgacattggagggcctacagagaggtagaggtatgccaaagaagaggtggggagaggtgattaggcaagacatggcgcagcttcaactgaccgaggacatgacccttgataggaaggtatggaggtcgagaattagggtagtagagtaggtagtctagagtgttcataatagtagtattggcatgcagtctcgctttctgttggtagtagatttttatgactaaccattgttttctttcattggtgattaccttactatcttgttgtttttattctgcttttatatggctttttggtattgtcccttcttatctatattttcattaatgtggtgcttatgctttcttgAGCCGGAgatctattggaaacagtctctctatcctcacaaggtaaggtaaggtctgcgtacacactaccctccccaaacctcacggtgtgggataatactgggtatgttgttgttgttgtagtcttCTGTTAAATTTACAAGTCATCTGGAGCCCAATATGTCAAAGCAACTTTGGGTGAAACCCAAGCCAAGGGGAAGAAGAACAGAAGAGTTTGCTTTAATAGGGGCCCAATCCACCCAAGGTTTTCTCAAATTAATGTTGAATTTCGTTGGCCATGGATAGTAAAGTTGAAGAGGGTGAGAATAGGTGGACCGGTACAATAATAATCATCTAGGTATTTATCATATAGCAGAAATAGTCATGTTTCTACAAGTTCATAGATAGTGTATCTTGAAGGAAAAAATCCATAAAACAATGAGATAAATAACTTTAGTCATCTTataactatttttcaaaaaagaaaactaCTTTTCCAGGTATGGGTATTTTCATTATAGAAGGTTCTCGTATGCCATGAGATTTGATAAAATAAGGTTCTCATTTGCACGTGAGTGGGAATCTTGCTTTCTTCCTTTAACTATAAATGTATAATCACTAAAATTTTCTATTTAGGGGGAAAAAGAGATTGACCTTTAATTAAACGCTCAAAGCCTCACCTCTCTTTTGCTTCTTCAACATCACTGGATTCAGAGAGCatataagaaataaagaaaggagATTTATTGGCGGTTGATATTTATTTCACTCAACCTTATCTTCCGCTTAAAGTGGAGCAAAATCAGAAGTACTGAAAACTGTTCTAATAGAACTTCGTCATAAAGACCAAAAAGCATCCGCATTAAGATATTCTAAGAACAAAAAGATACCCACTAATGGAAAATTGTATTAAATATTACcaataatttttgttttcttcactaaaaaagaaaaagattccaCTCTGTATTCCATGCGCCACTATCCTCTCTTTTACGTGCAGTCCTTTCTTTTTGGTTTAATGTTTAATGAATTTGTAGTACCTTTGTGGAAGGAGAAAAAAGTTATATTAGGACTACTTGTTAATTTGATTCAGGAATATTTCCAGGAGGAAAAATGTTGCAATCTCTAATTAGTTCGAATAAGAACAAACGGGCAAGTGAAGGTGAATGAAACGAATGAATAAGATGAACTAAGTTGCTGGCACCATTAGGAATGGATCACAATAAAGagggaacaaagaaaaaaagatgagGAAAGTAGAAGAAATACAAAGTGATTAATCTTCTCCAGGACTACAAGCAAATCATCTTTAAATCAAATACTCTATCTTTTCAAAAGCATTAGTGCTTCTTGAAAAGACAAATGCGAGTTATAAATTCTATCATGGCTTACGAATATAGGTCAAAAGTTCACCTCCACCATGGCCACTGATGTCTCCCAATCATCGTTAAACAAATTGGGTTTTTGGATCCACATAACAGCACAAGTTCAAATAACTTAACTTTTTAATCTcgtattaaatatttgtttttgtttctaAGTTTTTTGATATCTTTAAACACAATTCTTTCatgaatttaaaaaaatttatcgattttcatttgatttcctgTTTAAATCAACTTTTAAGACATAGCATATATAGAAAAGGGCTAAATCATGTTACACAGACTAATGTGTCATCTGTAAAGACACGGACACATTAATCCCGGTACTAGCTCACtaagacaaatcagagtctactCACTCAAATTACAAAGGATCTTGAAAGATAGCCGAAGCaacataaataaaagaaataagaagaaaaaaggtaattaatatgAAGCAATCTCAAAGTACTTGCATAGGATGTCAATTAACGTTGATAAGACCACTTGTTACCAAGTGACATCCGTGCATAGGATTTGTCTATCGTACCTTGTTGTCACATTGAGGTACTAACACCACGCTCTTAGGAATTGCAAGTGACTACTTATTTAGAGATGTCTTGTGTAGATTGCTCATTAGTAGTCAAAAAAGCATCGCACATACAGAAACAGATCAGATAGTATTTAGAACATGGTTGAGAAAAGAACTAGCAAACTTAATACTAGCTCAACCCCCTACTGCTACGCGGTAAATGAAGGTTAAGGCTTTAAACACCCTCTAGGTACCGCAATTCAGTATTGTGGAGGGCACAAGCAGAGGGATATTAAAGATTTCTACAATGTTGAGGTGAATTTTGGTTTtaatgatgaaatccttgagaATTGTAAGaataaacatctaagccctaTCTGGGGATATTCCCAGTATGACTAACTTAGAGTTTAAATACTATAAACATGAGTAAGGTCTGGTTAACATTA is a genomic window of Nicotiana tabacum cultivar K326 chromosome 16, ASM71507v2, whole genome shotgun sequence containing:
- the LOC107787259 gene encoding bidirectional sugar transporter SWEET1 isoform X2, with the protein product MHLLVLTPTFFWILIIILFSFFSFFPGIGDVFGLLLFMAPLITFKRIIRKKSTEQFSCMPYLISLLQCLLAAWYSLPFVSPNNLLVTVISAIGIGLEATYVLIFLIFSPKKGKAKICGYLFVVLSIFSSLALVSMLAFHGNRRKLFCGFAFAAACIMMYGSPLSVMRLVIKSKSVEYMPFFLSLSVFINSTSWSIFSLLGKDPFIFVPNAAGTILGAAQLILYVVYRDKKGVKKDEINESVDQMRTGKLQDGKLVDIQNENANP
- the LOC107787259 gene encoding bidirectional sugar transporter SWEET1 isoform X1, which encodes MRSFTAMRGSSEAENFVKKPNLLKKCGWEHSGQSSRWLITLWITFKRIIRKKSTEQFSCMPYLISLLQCLLAAWYSLPFVSPNNLLVTVISAIGIGLEATYVLIFLIFSPKKGKAKICGYLFVVLSIFSSLALVSMLAFHGNRRKLFCGFAFAAACIMMYGSPLSVMRLVIKSKSVEYMPFFLSLSVFINSTSWSIFSLLGKDPFIFVPNAAGTILGAAQLILYVVYRDKKGVKKDEINESVDQMRTGKLQDGKLVDIQNENANP
- the LOC107787259 gene encoding bidirectional sugar transporter SWEET1a isoform X3 — its product is MRDIKILHTTFGILGDVFGLLLFMAPLITFKRIIRKKSTEQFSCMPYLISLLQCLLAAWYSLPFVSPNNLLVTVISAIGIGLEATYVLIFLIFSPKKGKAKICGYLFVVLSIFSSLALVSMLAFHGNRRKLFCGFAFAAACIMMYGSPLSVMRLVIKSKSVEYMPFFLSLSVFINSTSWSIFSLLGKDPFIFVPNAAGTILGAAQLILYVVYRDKKGVKKDEINESVDQMRTGKLQDGKLVDIQNENANP